TTCTCCATCGTATCATACTCATCGAGATCAGTAGACAAGCCGGAACCTCCTCCCGCTGCACGGAAAGCAATCTCCCGTAAGCGTCCTATTTCAAGCATTACATTAGGAGAATCCTGATGTGTAATGATATAAATATAATTATTACTTTTATTAGTCATCCTTAAGCGCTTATCATCAGTCAGTTCCGCTTTCAGAATCTCTTTACTAATTGGCTTTATTATATCTTCCATTATTTTGTGTTTTGTACTTTTTGCGTATTCAGCTTATAAACAATCTCTTTCACATAATCAGCCCACTCTGCCGGCGACTTTGATTTATCAAAAGTTTGCCAGGGAATTGGTTTCCCTATTGTCAGCGTAAATGTTTTATGTCTGTTTTTAAACATTTCATTTACCAGATAGAGCATTTCAATGTTTATCTTAATCCCTAAAAACTTTCTAATGTTAGCCAGATTGTAGAAGAAACCAGAATTTTGTCCTTCAAAATACATCGGAACAATATCCCGTTGCGACTGAACACTCTTAACAATAAATGTTTTTTTCCAGCTAAGGTCTCTGATCACACCGTTGTGGCGGCGGGAACACATTCCGGCAGGAAACATTAACAGGTGATTCTCTGATTTAAATCCCGCTTCAACCATAGCCGGAAAGTTCTTTGCCTGCGATCCTGTTTTATTTACCGGAATGCAAAGCGGAGCAAGATTACGAAGATTCATCAGGAGATCATTTACCAGATACTTAATCTTTCCGTTGTAATGCTTTCCAAGCACATAACCTACAGCCACTCCGTCGAGCCCACCCAGCGGGTGATTGGAGACGAAAGTGCAAAACCCTCCTTCTGGAAAGTTCTCGGCTCCCCTTACTTCTATTTTTGCATCCAGAAAATCCATCGAGGCTTCCAGAAAATCAACTCCCACCTTATCTTTGGAACTTTTCAAAAAGACATTCAGTTCTTCCTGATGAGCAATTTTCTTCAGATAAGAGATAAAAAACTTCGGAATATATTTGAATTTTCCCGGAGCTTTTGTTCGAAGCACATTGTCTATGTCTAATAGAAATAAAGAATCGTCTGCCATGTTTTAAACTAAATCAGATTGCAAAATTAACCCATCTTTTCAATTACACATAAGATTTAATAAAAAAAAGGCCAGATAAGAACAAATTCTTTTCAAAAAGTCCTAAATTTCATCAAAAGTGAAAATAAAATCCCCAAATTACGTAATCAAATAGAATGAGCTGCAAATAATTTATTGTACCTTTGTATTTCAAAAAATAATGAGTTATGGAACATAAACTAACGATTTACAACACATTAAATAGGAAGAAGGAACTTTTTGTTCCTCTGAACGAACCTCATGTAGGAATGTATGTTTGCGGACCCACAGTATATGGTGATGCACATTTAGGCCATGCACGCCCGGCCATTACTTTTGATTTATTATTCCGCTACCTCAAGCATTTAGGCTACAAAGTGCGTTACGTTCGTAATATTACCGACGTGGGCCATTTGGAACATGATGCCGACGAAGGAGAAGATAAGATTGCAAAGAAAGCCCGCCTTGAACAGCTGGAACCAATGGAAATCGTTCAGTATTATCTGACTCGTTACCATCACGCAATGGAAGCGCTGAATGTTCTTCCTCCAAGTATTGAGCCTCAGGCTTCAGGACACATCATTGAACAAATGGAATTTGTTCGCAAGATATTAGAAGCCGGCTATGCATACGAAAGCGAAGGTTCAGTGTACTTTGATATTGAAAAGTATAGCAAGGATCACCGTTATGGAAAGCTTTCGGGCAGAAATGTGGAAGAACTGCTAAGCACAACACGCGACCTTGACGGACAAAGCGAGAAACGTAACTCTGCCGATTTTGCTTTATGGAAAAAGGCATCTCCGGAACATATCATGCACTGGCACTCTGAATGGAGTGAAGGTTTCCCCGGTTGGCATCTGGAATGCTCGGCAATGGGAACAAAGTATCTGGGTGAAGAATTTGATATTCACGGTGGAGGTATGGATTTGTTATTCCCTCATCATGAATGTGAAATTGCACAGTCGGTTGCTGCTCTGGGAAAAGAGACTGTTCACTACTGGATGCACAACAATATGATTACCATCAATGGTACAAAGATGGGGAAATCTCTTGGAAACTTCATCACTCTTGAAGAGTTCTTCAATGGTTCTCACCCACTACTTACACAGCCTTTCAGCGCCATGACTATCCGTTTCTTTATCCTTCAGGCTCATTACCGCAGCACTGTGGACTTTAGCAGCGAAGCACTGGTAGCTTCAGAAAAAGGACTTCAACGTTTAATGGAAGCTGTAGCTAACCTGAGCAAGATTACTCCATCTGATGCTTCAACAGTTGATGTTAAGTCTCTTCGTGCAAAATGTTACGAGGCTATGAATGATGATTTGAACTCACCAATTGTGATCTCTCATCTGTTCGACGCAACTAAGATGATTAATAATATTCTGGCTGGTAACAATACTATTTCGGCAGAAGATCTTGAAGAACTGAAGGATGTATTCCATCTATTTATGTTTGATATTCTTGGACTGAAAGAAGAAGCCGGAGCTGCTCAAAGTAATACCGAGACCTACAACAAGGTAGTAGACATGTTACTTGAGCTACGTATTCAGGCCAAAACAAATAAGGATTGGGCTACTGCCGACAAGATCAGAAATGAGCTTACCGCTTTAGGATTCGAGATCAAGGATACTAAAGATGGCTTTGAATGGAAGCTAAATAAGTAAAAACCACAAAATAACAAAGAGTGAAAAATGCGAATGTGTTTTTCACTCTTTCTATATTAATGCCAAATGACTGCGAACGAATTCTTTAAAGACGACCGCTTTGCCGCACAAGCGGGAATAGAACTGCTGGAAATAAAACCCGGATATGGAAAGGTTATGATGACTGTTACTGAGCAACATCTGAATGCCGGAAACACAACGCAGGGAGGGGCTATCTTTACATTGGCCGATCTGGCTTTAGCTGCAGCAGCAAACTCTCATGGGAACTTGGCTTTGTCTCTTACTTCATCAATCAATTTCTTTCGCACCAGCGGTCCCGGAGATACTCTTTTTGCCGAAGCTACAGAAAGATTTATGCACAAACGCACCGGACACTATCATGTGGATATCACAAACCAAAAAGGAGAATTGATTGCCGATTTTGAAGCAACAATGTACCGCAAAGACAGCAAACTTCCTTTTAGTCTGTAACGATAGATGTCAGCGGATGTTTATTGTTCTTTACGCTTTTAAGAAAAGCCTTCGCCGAGCCAAAATTCAGGAACAAATCAAGACGTACAGGCAAATGATTCTTGTCATCAGTAATATAGAAGGTTATCACCTCCTTCTCTTTTCCTTTTTTATATTCCACTAAAGAAAAGACTAAAGTTCGGTATTTTGCATCATTTTGAACTTCAGTGATCTGCTTTCCTCTATAAATAAGCGTTTGCTCTTCAATTTTTAAGCCTGTAGCCATCTGAAACTTGATATGCTGACCAACTTTATAGTCTGCAGAATCAAAAGAACGGGCCTGAGCCAGTATACTGAGCATATCATACATGCAGCGACTGTCTTCTGCTGATGAAAGTTTAGGCTTACCATTATTCTTGATTCGCTTCTGCTTTACATAGCTAACACCATTGTGATAGGAAAAAGAGACCTCATCTACAGTATATTTGCCTCCCTCTTCAGCCCCTTTCCGAAAATAATACGGCTGCATCCGGTCACCAATAATACAGGTTAAGGTATCTCTCATCTTAAAAAAGAAGTCTGCAGTCTTGCTTCCAAAAGTCATCAAATTCATTCTGTAGGCAGGCTTAGTGCCATAGTGCATGGCATTTGTAGTGAGACTGGCAAGCCCGGCCTTAGTCCAAATAAATTTCCAGTTAAAATAAAGATCATACATTACATGTTCACCCGATTGGAAGGCGTCATTATTTGCCTCACATTGCGCATGAACAGAAGGGCTCATACTGATGAGCATTAACAAAAGTAAAACCGAAACACAACGAGACTTAATATTTTCTCCTAGTGTTTGAATTCGTTTTACTATTCTGGTTCTTCTTTTTCTTCTTATCTTCATCTGGCTTTTGTTTTTTAAGTACGTCCAGTTTTTGTTTATCTAAAGATACACCTCGAACATTCCAGTCTTGTTCAACTTC
This genomic interval from uncultured Bacteroides sp. contains the following:
- a CDS encoding hotdog fold thioesterase; amino-acid sequence: MTANEFFKDDRFAAQAGIELLEIKPGYGKVMMTVTEQHLNAGNTTQGGAIFTLADLALAAAANSHGNLALSLTSSINFFRTSGPGDTLFAEATERFMHKRTGHYHVDITNQKGELIADFEATMYRKDSKLPFSL
- a CDS encoding DUF3108 domain-containing protein, producing the protein MKIRRKRRTRIVKRIQTLGENIKSRCVSVLLLLMLISMSPSVHAQCEANNDAFQSGEHVMYDLYFNWKFIWTKAGLASLTTNAMHYGTKPAYRMNLMTFGSKTADFFFKMRDTLTCIIGDRMQPYYFRKGAEEGGKYTVDEVSFSYHNGVSYVKQKRIKNNGKPKLSSAEDSRCMYDMLSILAQARSFDSADYKVGQHIKFQMATGLKIEEQTLIYRGKQITEVQNDAKYRTLVFSLVEYKKGKEKEVITFYITDDKNHLPVRLDLFLNFGSAKAFLKSVKNNKHPLTSIVTD
- the cysS gene encoding cysteine--tRNA ligase; protein product: MEHKLTIYNTLNRKKELFVPLNEPHVGMYVCGPTVYGDAHLGHARPAITFDLLFRYLKHLGYKVRYVRNITDVGHLEHDADEGEDKIAKKARLEQLEPMEIVQYYLTRYHHAMEALNVLPPSIEPQASGHIIEQMEFVRKILEAGYAYESEGSVYFDIEKYSKDHRYGKLSGRNVEELLSTTRDLDGQSEKRNSADFALWKKASPEHIMHWHSEWSEGFPGWHLECSAMGTKYLGEEFDIHGGGMDLLFPHHECEIAQSVAALGKETVHYWMHNNMITINGTKMGKSLGNFITLEEFFNGSHPLLTQPFSAMTIRFFILQAHYRSTVDFSSEALVASEKGLQRLMEAVANLSKITPSDASTVDVKSLRAKCYEAMNDDLNSPIVISHLFDATKMINNILAGNNTISAEDLEELKDVFHLFMFDILGLKEEAGAAQSNTETYNKVVDMLLELRIQAKTNKDWATADKIRNELTALGFEIKDTKDGFEWKLNK
- a CDS encoding 1-acyl-sn-glycerol-3-phosphate acyltransferase, whose translation is MADDSLFLLDIDNVLRTKAPGKFKYIPKFFISYLKKIAHQEELNVFLKSSKDKVGVDFLEASMDFLDAKIEVRGAENFPEGGFCTFVSNHPLGGLDGVAVGYVLGKHYNGKIKYLVNDLLMNLRNLAPLCIPVNKTGSQAKNFPAMVEAGFKSENHLLMFPAGMCSRRHNGVIRDLSWKKTFIVKSVQSQRDIVPMYFEGQNSGFFYNLANIRKFLGIKINIEMLYLVNEMFKNRHKTFTLTIGKPIPWQTFDKSKSPAEWADYVKEIVYKLNTQKVQNTK